In a genomic window of Erinaceus europaeus chromosome 12, mEriEur2.1, whole genome shotgun sequence:
- the UNK gene encoding RING finger protein unkempt homolog isoform X1 encodes MSKGPGPGGSAASSAPPAATAQVLQAQPEKPQHYTYLKEFRTEQCPLFVQHKCTQHRPYTCFHWHFVNQRRRRSIRRRDGTFNYSPDVYCTKYDEATGLCPEGDECPFLHRTTGDTERRYHLRYYKTGICIHETDSKGNCTKNGLHCAFAHGPHDLRSPVYDIRELQAMEALQNGQTTVEGSIEGQSAGAASHAMIEKILSEEPRWQETTYVLGNYKTEQCKKPPRLCRQGYACPYYHNSKDRRRSPRKHKYRSSPCPNVKHGDEWGDPGKCENGDACQYCHTRTEQQFHPEIYKSTKCNDMQQSGSCPRGPFCAFAHVERMLFPLLWEPSLTDDLQPSSSVSSPTQPGPVLYMPSAAGDSVPVSPSSPHAPDLSALLCRNSSLGSPSNLCGSPPGSIRKPPNLEGIVFPGESGLAPGSYKKAPGFEREDQVGAEYLKNFKCQAKLKPHSLEARSQEQPLLQPKQDMLGILPVGSPLTSSISSSITSSLAATPPSPAGASSVPGMNANALPFYPTSDTVESVIESALDDLDLNEFGVAALEKTFDNTTVPHPGSITIGGSLLQSSAPVNIPGSLGSSASFHSASPSPPVSLSSHFLQQPQGHLSQSENTFLGTSASHGSLGLNGMNSSIWEHFASGSFSPGTSPAFLSGPGTAELARLRQELDEANGTIKQWEESWKQAKQACDAWKKEAEEAGERASAAGAECELAREQRDALEVQVKKLQEELERLHSGPDPQALPASSDLEALSLSTLYSLQKQLRAHLEQVDKAVFHMQSVKCLKCQEQNRAVLPCQHAVLCELCAEGSECPICQSGRAHTLQS; translated from the exons GTACCTGAAGGAATTCCGCACAGAACAGTGCCCGCTCTTTGTACAACACAAATGCACTCAGCATCGGCCCTACACCTGCTTCCACTGGCACTTCGTGAACCAGCGGCGACGCAGGTCCATCCGCCGTCGGGACGGCACATTCAACTACAGCCCCGACGTCTACTGCACCAAGTACGACGAGGCCACTGGCCTCTGCCCGGAGGGCGACGA GTGCCCATtcctgcacaggactacaggggACACTGAGCGCAGGTACCATCTGCGCTACTACAAAACTGGAATCTGCATTCATGAGACAGACTCAAAAGGCAACTGCACCAAAAACGGGCTGCACTGTGCTTTTGCCCACGGGCCCCATGATCTTCGCTCCCCTGTCTACGACATCAG gGAGCTCCAGGCCATGGAGGCCTTGCAGAATGGCCAGACCACAGTAGAAGGCAGCATAGAAGGCCAGTCGGCTGGTGCTGCAAGCCATGCCATGATAGAAAAAATCCTCAGTGAGGAGCCTCGGTGGCAAG AGACCACTTATGTGCTGGGGAACTACAAGACGGAGCAGTGCAAAAAGCCCCCACGGCTGTGCCGCCAGGGTTACGCCTGTCCCTACTACCACAACAGCAAGGACCGGCGTCGGAGCCCCCGGAAACACAAATACAG GTCATCTCCATGTCCGAACGTAAAACATGGGGACGAGTGGGGAGACCCTGGCAAGTGTGAGAACGGAGACGCCTGCCAATACTGCCACACCCGCACAGAACAGCAGTTCCACCCAGAG ATCTATAAATCTACCAAGTGCAACGACATGCAGCAGTCGGGCAGCTGTCCCCGTGGACCTTTCTGCGCCTTCGCCCATGTAGAACGTATGCTGTTCCCATTGCTCTGGG AGCCGTCCCTCACTGATGACCTGCAACCTTCCTCATCCGTGTCCAGCCCCACCCAGCCGGGTCCCGTCTTGTATATGCCATCTGCTGCCGGAGACTCGGTGCCCGTGAGCCCCTCCAGCCCGCATGCCCCTGACCTCAGCGCT CTCCTCTGTAGGAACAGCAGCCTAGGCAGCCCGTCCAACCTCTGCGGTTCCCCCCCAGGCTCCATTAGGAAACCCCCGAACCTGGAAGGCATTGTTTTCCCTGGGGAATCTGGCCTTGCCCCAGGAAGCTATAAGAAGGCTCCCGGCTTTGAGAGGGAAGACCAGGTGGGAGCTGAGTACCTGAAAAACTTCAAATGCCAG GCCAAATTAAAACCCCACTCGTTAGAGGCCAGGAGTCAAGAGCAGCCTCTGCTTCAGCCTAAACAG GACATGCTGGGCATCCTCCCTGTGGGCAGCCCCCTGACCTCAAGCATCTCTTCTAGTATCACCTCCAGCCTGGCAGCTACTCCCCCTAGCCCCGCGGGTGCCAGCAGTGTTCCTGGCATGAATGCAAATGCTCTGCCCTTCTACCCCACCAGTGACACGGTAGAGTCGGTCATAG AATCTGCTCTGGATGATCTGGACCTAAACGAGTTTGGGGTGGCCGCCCTGGAGAAGACTTTTGATAACACCACAGTGCCCCACCCAGGCAGCATCACAATCG GAGGCAGTTTGCTGCAGAGCTCTGCTCCTGTGAATATCCCTGGCTCCTTGGGCAGCTCGGCCTCCTTCCATTCAGCATCCCCATCTCCTCCTGTCAGCCTCTCCTCACACTTCCTGCAGCAGCCCCAGGGCCACCTGAGCCAGTCAGAAAACACATTCTTGGGCACCTCAGCATCACATGGATCTTTAG GTCTGAACGGGATGAACAGCAGCATCTGGGAACATTTTGCGTCCGGAAGCTTCTCCCCGGGCACTTCCCCTGCCTTCCTGTCAGGACCAGGGACCGCTGAGCTGGCGCGGCTACGGCAAGAGCTAGACGAAGCCAACGGAACCATCAAGCAATGGGAGGAGTCGTGGAAGCAGGCTAAGCAG GCTTGTGATGCCTGGAAGAAAGAGGCGGAGGAGGCCGGTGAGCGAGCCAGCGCAGCCGGCGCTGAGTGTGAGCTGGCCCGGGAGCAGCGGGATGCACTGGAGGTGCAGGTGAAGAAGCTCCAGGAGGAGCTGGAGCGGCTGCACTCGGGGCCTGACCCACAGGCCCTGCCTGCCTCCTCTGACCTGGAAGCCCTGTCGCTTTCCACCCTGTACTCCCTCCAGAAGCAGCTGCGGGCCCACCTGGAACAAGTGGATAAG GCTGTGTTCCACATGCAGTCGGTGAAATGCCTTAAGTGTCAGGAGCAGAACCGAGCGGTGCTGCCGTGCCAACATGCTGTCCTGTGTGAGCTCTGTGCTGAGGGCAGCGAGTGTCCCATCTGCCAGTCAGGCCGGGCCCACACCCTCCAGTCGTGA
- the UNK gene encoding RING finger protein unkempt homolog isoform X2, giving the protein MSKGPGPGGSAASSAPPAATAQVLQAQPEKPQHYTYLKEFRTEQCPLFVQHKCTQHRPYTCFHWHFVNQRRRRSIRRRDGTFNYSPDVYCTKYDEATGLCPEGDECPFLHRTTGDTERRYHLRYYKTGICIHETDSKGNCTKNGLHCAFAHGPHDLRSPVYDIRELQAMEALQNGQTTVEGSIEGQSAGAASHAMIEKILSEEPRWQETTYVLGNYKTEQCKKPPRLCRQGYACPYYHNSKDRRRSPRKHKYRSSPCPNVKHGDEWGDPGKCENGDACQYCHTRTEQQFHPEIYKSTKCNDMQQSGSCPRGPFCAFAHVEQPSLTDDLQPSSSVSSPTQPGPVLYMPSAAGDSVPVSPSSPHAPDLSALLCRNSSLGSPSNLCGSPPGSIRKPPNLEGIVFPGESGLAPGSYKKAPGFEREDQVGAEYLKNFKCQAKLKPHSLEARSQEQPLLQPKQDMLGILPVGSPLTSSISSSITSSLAATPPSPAGASSVPGMNANALPFYPTSDTVESVIESALDDLDLNEFGVAALEKTFDNTTVPHPGSITIGGSLLQSSAPVNIPGSLGSSASFHSASPSPPVSLSSHFLQQPQGHLSQSENTFLGTSASHGSLGLNGMNSSIWEHFASGSFSPGTSPAFLSGPGTAELARLRQELDEANGTIKQWEESWKQAKQACDAWKKEAEEAGERASAAGAECELAREQRDALEVQVKKLQEELERLHSGPDPQALPASSDLEALSLSTLYSLQKQLRAHLEQVDKAVFHMQSVKCLKCQEQNRAVLPCQHAVLCELCAEGSECPICQSGRAHTLQS; this is encoded by the exons GTACCTGAAGGAATTCCGCACAGAACAGTGCCCGCTCTTTGTACAACACAAATGCACTCAGCATCGGCCCTACACCTGCTTCCACTGGCACTTCGTGAACCAGCGGCGACGCAGGTCCATCCGCCGTCGGGACGGCACATTCAACTACAGCCCCGACGTCTACTGCACCAAGTACGACGAGGCCACTGGCCTCTGCCCGGAGGGCGACGA GTGCCCATtcctgcacaggactacaggggACACTGAGCGCAGGTACCATCTGCGCTACTACAAAACTGGAATCTGCATTCATGAGACAGACTCAAAAGGCAACTGCACCAAAAACGGGCTGCACTGTGCTTTTGCCCACGGGCCCCATGATCTTCGCTCCCCTGTCTACGACATCAG gGAGCTCCAGGCCATGGAGGCCTTGCAGAATGGCCAGACCACAGTAGAAGGCAGCATAGAAGGCCAGTCGGCTGGTGCTGCAAGCCATGCCATGATAGAAAAAATCCTCAGTGAGGAGCCTCGGTGGCAAG AGACCACTTATGTGCTGGGGAACTACAAGACGGAGCAGTGCAAAAAGCCCCCACGGCTGTGCCGCCAGGGTTACGCCTGTCCCTACTACCACAACAGCAAGGACCGGCGTCGGAGCCCCCGGAAACACAAATACAG GTCATCTCCATGTCCGAACGTAAAACATGGGGACGAGTGGGGAGACCCTGGCAAGTGTGAGAACGGAGACGCCTGCCAATACTGCCACACCCGCACAGAACAGCAGTTCCACCCAGAG ATCTATAAATCTACCAAGTGCAACGACATGCAGCAGTCGGGCAGCTGTCCCCGTGGACCTTTCTGCGCCTTCGCCCATGTAGAAC AGCCGTCCCTCACTGATGACCTGCAACCTTCCTCATCCGTGTCCAGCCCCACCCAGCCGGGTCCCGTCTTGTATATGCCATCTGCTGCCGGAGACTCGGTGCCCGTGAGCCCCTCCAGCCCGCATGCCCCTGACCTCAGCGCT CTCCTCTGTAGGAACAGCAGCCTAGGCAGCCCGTCCAACCTCTGCGGTTCCCCCCCAGGCTCCATTAGGAAACCCCCGAACCTGGAAGGCATTGTTTTCCCTGGGGAATCTGGCCTTGCCCCAGGAAGCTATAAGAAGGCTCCCGGCTTTGAGAGGGAAGACCAGGTGGGAGCTGAGTACCTGAAAAACTTCAAATGCCAG GCCAAATTAAAACCCCACTCGTTAGAGGCCAGGAGTCAAGAGCAGCCTCTGCTTCAGCCTAAACAG GACATGCTGGGCATCCTCCCTGTGGGCAGCCCCCTGACCTCAAGCATCTCTTCTAGTATCACCTCCAGCCTGGCAGCTACTCCCCCTAGCCCCGCGGGTGCCAGCAGTGTTCCTGGCATGAATGCAAATGCTCTGCCCTTCTACCCCACCAGTGACACGGTAGAGTCGGTCATAG AATCTGCTCTGGATGATCTGGACCTAAACGAGTTTGGGGTGGCCGCCCTGGAGAAGACTTTTGATAACACCACAGTGCCCCACCCAGGCAGCATCACAATCG GAGGCAGTTTGCTGCAGAGCTCTGCTCCTGTGAATATCCCTGGCTCCTTGGGCAGCTCGGCCTCCTTCCATTCAGCATCCCCATCTCCTCCTGTCAGCCTCTCCTCACACTTCCTGCAGCAGCCCCAGGGCCACCTGAGCCAGTCAGAAAACACATTCTTGGGCACCTCAGCATCACATGGATCTTTAG GTCTGAACGGGATGAACAGCAGCATCTGGGAACATTTTGCGTCCGGAAGCTTCTCCCCGGGCACTTCCCCTGCCTTCCTGTCAGGACCAGGGACCGCTGAGCTGGCGCGGCTACGGCAAGAGCTAGACGAAGCCAACGGAACCATCAAGCAATGGGAGGAGTCGTGGAAGCAGGCTAAGCAG GCTTGTGATGCCTGGAAGAAAGAGGCGGAGGAGGCCGGTGAGCGAGCCAGCGCAGCCGGCGCTGAGTGTGAGCTGGCCCGGGAGCAGCGGGATGCACTGGAGGTGCAGGTGAAGAAGCTCCAGGAGGAGCTGGAGCGGCTGCACTCGGGGCCTGACCCACAGGCCCTGCCTGCCTCCTCTGACCTGGAAGCCCTGTCGCTTTCCACCCTGTACTCCCTCCAGAAGCAGCTGCGGGCCCACCTGGAACAAGTGGATAAG GCTGTGTTCCACATGCAGTCGGTGAAATGCCTTAAGTGTCAGGAGCAGAACCGAGCGGTGCTGCCGTGCCAACATGCTGTCCTGTGTGAGCTCTGTGCTGAGGGCAGCGAGTGTCCCATCTGCCAGTCAGGCCGGGCCCACACCCTCCAGTCGTGA
- the UNK gene encoding RING finger protein unkempt homolog isoform X3, with protein MSKGPGPGGSAASSAPPAATAQVLQAQPEKPQHYTYLKEFRTEQCPLFVQHKCTQHRPYTCFHWHFVNQRRRRSIRRRDGTFNYSPDVYCTKCPFLHRTTGDTERRYHLRYYKTGICIHETDSKGNCTKNGLHCAFAHGPHDLRSPVYDIRELQAMEALQNGQTTVEGSIEGQSAGAASHAMIEKILSEEPRWQETTYVLGNYKTEQCKKPPRLCRQGYACPYYHNSKDRRRSPRKHKYRSSPCPNVKHGDEWGDPGKCENGDACQYCHTRTEQQFHPEIYKSTKCNDMQQSGSCPRGPFCAFAHVERMLFPLLWEPSLTDDLQPSSSVSSPTQPGPVLYMPSAAGDSVPVSPSSPHAPDLSALLCRNSSLGSPSNLCGSPPGSIRKPPNLEGIVFPGESGLAPGSYKKAPGFEREDQVGAEYLKNFKCQAKLKPHSLEARSQEQPLLQPKQDMLGILPVGSPLTSSISSSITSSLAATPPSPAGASSVPGMNANALPFYPTSDTVESVIESALDDLDLNEFGVAALEKTFDNTTVPHPGSITIGGSLLQSSAPVNIPGSLGSSASFHSASPSPPVSLSSHFLQQPQGHLSQSENTFLGTSASHGSLGLNGMNSSIWEHFASGSFSPGTSPAFLSGPGTAELARLRQELDEANGTIKQWEESWKQAKQACDAWKKEAEEAGERASAAGAECELAREQRDALEVQVKKLQEELERLHSGPDPQALPASSDLEALSLSTLYSLQKQLRAHLEQVDKAVFHMQSVKCLKCQEQNRAVLPCQHAVLCELCAEGSECPICQSGRAHTLQS; from the exons GTACCTGAAGGAATTCCGCACAGAACAGTGCCCGCTCTTTGTACAACACAAATGCACTCAGCATCGGCCCTACACCTGCTTCCACTGGCACTTCGTGAACCAGCGGCGACGCAGGTCCATCCGCCGTCGGGACGGCACATTCAACTACAGCCCCGACGTCTACTGCACCAA GTGCCCATtcctgcacaggactacaggggACACTGAGCGCAGGTACCATCTGCGCTACTACAAAACTGGAATCTGCATTCATGAGACAGACTCAAAAGGCAACTGCACCAAAAACGGGCTGCACTGTGCTTTTGCCCACGGGCCCCATGATCTTCGCTCCCCTGTCTACGACATCAG gGAGCTCCAGGCCATGGAGGCCTTGCAGAATGGCCAGACCACAGTAGAAGGCAGCATAGAAGGCCAGTCGGCTGGTGCTGCAAGCCATGCCATGATAGAAAAAATCCTCAGTGAGGAGCCTCGGTGGCAAG AGACCACTTATGTGCTGGGGAACTACAAGACGGAGCAGTGCAAAAAGCCCCCACGGCTGTGCCGCCAGGGTTACGCCTGTCCCTACTACCACAACAGCAAGGACCGGCGTCGGAGCCCCCGGAAACACAAATACAG GTCATCTCCATGTCCGAACGTAAAACATGGGGACGAGTGGGGAGACCCTGGCAAGTGTGAGAACGGAGACGCCTGCCAATACTGCCACACCCGCACAGAACAGCAGTTCCACCCAGAG ATCTATAAATCTACCAAGTGCAACGACATGCAGCAGTCGGGCAGCTGTCCCCGTGGACCTTTCTGCGCCTTCGCCCATGTAGAACGTATGCTGTTCCCATTGCTCTGGG AGCCGTCCCTCACTGATGACCTGCAACCTTCCTCATCCGTGTCCAGCCCCACCCAGCCGGGTCCCGTCTTGTATATGCCATCTGCTGCCGGAGACTCGGTGCCCGTGAGCCCCTCCAGCCCGCATGCCCCTGACCTCAGCGCT CTCCTCTGTAGGAACAGCAGCCTAGGCAGCCCGTCCAACCTCTGCGGTTCCCCCCCAGGCTCCATTAGGAAACCCCCGAACCTGGAAGGCATTGTTTTCCCTGGGGAATCTGGCCTTGCCCCAGGAAGCTATAAGAAGGCTCCCGGCTTTGAGAGGGAAGACCAGGTGGGAGCTGAGTACCTGAAAAACTTCAAATGCCAG GCCAAATTAAAACCCCACTCGTTAGAGGCCAGGAGTCAAGAGCAGCCTCTGCTTCAGCCTAAACAG GACATGCTGGGCATCCTCCCTGTGGGCAGCCCCCTGACCTCAAGCATCTCTTCTAGTATCACCTCCAGCCTGGCAGCTACTCCCCCTAGCCCCGCGGGTGCCAGCAGTGTTCCTGGCATGAATGCAAATGCTCTGCCCTTCTACCCCACCAGTGACACGGTAGAGTCGGTCATAG AATCTGCTCTGGATGATCTGGACCTAAACGAGTTTGGGGTGGCCGCCCTGGAGAAGACTTTTGATAACACCACAGTGCCCCACCCAGGCAGCATCACAATCG GAGGCAGTTTGCTGCAGAGCTCTGCTCCTGTGAATATCCCTGGCTCCTTGGGCAGCTCGGCCTCCTTCCATTCAGCATCCCCATCTCCTCCTGTCAGCCTCTCCTCACACTTCCTGCAGCAGCCCCAGGGCCACCTGAGCCAGTCAGAAAACACATTCTTGGGCACCTCAGCATCACATGGATCTTTAG GTCTGAACGGGATGAACAGCAGCATCTGGGAACATTTTGCGTCCGGAAGCTTCTCCCCGGGCACTTCCCCTGCCTTCCTGTCAGGACCAGGGACCGCTGAGCTGGCGCGGCTACGGCAAGAGCTAGACGAAGCCAACGGAACCATCAAGCAATGGGAGGAGTCGTGGAAGCAGGCTAAGCAG GCTTGTGATGCCTGGAAGAAAGAGGCGGAGGAGGCCGGTGAGCGAGCCAGCGCAGCCGGCGCTGAGTGTGAGCTGGCCCGGGAGCAGCGGGATGCACTGGAGGTGCAGGTGAAGAAGCTCCAGGAGGAGCTGGAGCGGCTGCACTCGGGGCCTGACCCACAGGCCCTGCCTGCCTCCTCTGACCTGGAAGCCCTGTCGCTTTCCACCCTGTACTCCCTCCAGAAGCAGCTGCGGGCCCACCTGGAACAAGTGGATAAG GCTGTGTTCCACATGCAGTCGGTGAAATGCCTTAAGTGTCAGGAGCAGAACCGAGCGGTGCTGCCGTGCCAACATGCTGTCCTGTGTGAGCTCTGTGCTGAGGGCAGCGAGTGTCCCATCTGCCAGTCAGGCCGGGCCCACACCCTCCAGTCGTGA
- the UNK gene encoding RING finger protein unkempt homolog isoform X4: MEALQNGQTTVEGSIEGQSAGAASHAMIEKILSEEPRWQETTYVLGNYKTEQCKKPPRLCRQGYACPYYHNSKDRRRSPRKHKYRSSPCPNVKHGDEWGDPGKCENGDACQYCHTRTEQQFHPEIYKSTKCNDMQQSGSCPRGPFCAFAHVERMLFPLLWEPSLTDDLQPSSSVSSPTQPGPVLYMPSAAGDSVPVSPSSPHAPDLSALLCRNSSLGSPSNLCGSPPGSIRKPPNLEGIVFPGESGLAPGSYKKAPGFEREDQVGAEYLKNFKCQAKLKPHSLEARSQEQPLLQPKQDMLGILPVGSPLTSSISSSITSSLAATPPSPAGASSVPGMNANALPFYPTSDTVESVIESALDDLDLNEFGVAALEKTFDNTTVPHPGSITIGGSLLQSSAPVNIPGSLGSSASFHSASPSPPVSLSSHFLQQPQGHLSQSENTFLGTSASHGSLGLNGMNSSIWEHFASGSFSPGTSPAFLSGPGTAELARLRQELDEANGTIKQWEESWKQAKQACDAWKKEAEEAGERASAAGAECELAREQRDALEVQVKKLQEELERLHSGPDPQALPASSDLEALSLSTLYSLQKQLRAHLEQVDKAVFHMQSVKCLKCQEQNRAVLPCQHAVLCELCAEGSECPICQSGRAHTLQS; the protein is encoded by the exons ATGGAGGCCTTGCAGAATGGCCAGACCACAGTAGAAGGCAGCATAGAAGGCCAGTCGGCTGGTGCTGCAAGCCATGCCATGATAGAAAAAATCCTCAGTGAGGAGCCTCGGTGGCAAG AGACCACTTATGTGCTGGGGAACTACAAGACGGAGCAGTGCAAAAAGCCCCCACGGCTGTGCCGCCAGGGTTACGCCTGTCCCTACTACCACAACAGCAAGGACCGGCGTCGGAGCCCCCGGAAACACAAATACAG GTCATCTCCATGTCCGAACGTAAAACATGGGGACGAGTGGGGAGACCCTGGCAAGTGTGAGAACGGAGACGCCTGCCAATACTGCCACACCCGCACAGAACAGCAGTTCCACCCAGAG ATCTATAAATCTACCAAGTGCAACGACATGCAGCAGTCGGGCAGCTGTCCCCGTGGACCTTTCTGCGCCTTCGCCCATGTAGAACGTATGCTGTTCCCATTGCTCTGGG AGCCGTCCCTCACTGATGACCTGCAACCTTCCTCATCCGTGTCCAGCCCCACCCAGCCGGGTCCCGTCTTGTATATGCCATCTGCTGCCGGAGACTCGGTGCCCGTGAGCCCCTCCAGCCCGCATGCCCCTGACCTCAGCGCT CTCCTCTGTAGGAACAGCAGCCTAGGCAGCCCGTCCAACCTCTGCGGTTCCCCCCCAGGCTCCATTAGGAAACCCCCGAACCTGGAAGGCATTGTTTTCCCTGGGGAATCTGGCCTTGCCCCAGGAAGCTATAAGAAGGCTCCCGGCTTTGAGAGGGAAGACCAGGTGGGAGCTGAGTACCTGAAAAACTTCAAATGCCAG GCCAAATTAAAACCCCACTCGTTAGAGGCCAGGAGTCAAGAGCAGCCTCTGCTTCAGCCTAAACAG GACATGCTGGGCATCCTCCCTGTGGGCAGCCCCCTGACCTCAAGCATCTCTTCTAGTATCACCTCCAGCCTGGCAGCTACTCCCCCTAGCCCCGCGGGTGCCAGCAGTGTTCCTGGCATGAATGCAAATGCTCTGCCCTTCTACCCCACCAGTGACACGGTAGAGTCGGTCATAG AATCTGCTCTGGATGATCTGGACCTAAACGAGTTTGGGGTGGCCGCCCTGGAGAAGACTTTTGATAACACCACAGTGCCCCACCCAGGCAGCATCACAATCG GAGGCAGTTTGCTGCAGAGCTCTGCTCCTGTGAATATCCCTGGCTCCTTGGGCAGCTCGGCCTCCTTCCATTCAGCATCCCCATCTCCTCCTGTCAGCCTCTCCTCACACTTCCTGCAGCAGCCCCAGGGCCACCTGAGCCAGTCAGAAAACACATTCTTGGGCACCTCAGCATCACATGGATCTTTAG GTCTGAACGGGATGAACAGCAGCATCTGGGAACATTTTGCGTCCGGAAGCTTCTCCCCGGGCACTTCCCCTGCCTTCCTGTCAGGACCAGGGACCGCTGAGCTGGCGCGGCTACGGCAAGAGCTAGACGAAGCCAACGGAACCATCAAGCAATGGGAGGAGTCGTGGAAGCAGGCTAAGCAG GCTTGTGATGCCTGGAAGAAAGAGGCGGAGGAGGCCGGTGAGCGAGCCAGCGCAGCCGGCGCTGAGTGTGAGCTGGCCCGGGAGCAGCGGGATGCACTGGAGGTGCAGGTGAAGAAGCTCCAGGAGGAGCTGGAGCGGCTGCACTCGGGGCCTGACCCACAGGCCCTGCCTGCCTCCTCTGACCTGGAAGCCCTGTCGCTTTCCACCCTGTACTCCCTCCAGAAGCAGCTGCGGGCCCACCTGGAACAAGTGGATAAG GCTGTGTTCCACATGCAGTCGGTGAAATGCCTTAAGTGTCAGGAGCAGAACCGAGCGGTGCTGCCGTGCCAACATGCTGTCCTGTGTGAGCTCTGTGCTGAGGGCAGCGAGTGTCCCATCTGCCAGTCAGGCCGGGCCCACACCCTCCAGTCGTGA